Proteins encoded by one window of Elaeis guineensis isolate ETL-2024a chromosome 12, EG11, whole genome shotgun sequence:
- the LOC105055689 gene encoding lysine-specific demethylase JMJ703 encodes MGTKYIEADVTDDPDGISPVPPGFTSPASFTLQRVQDDVMVSTCASDSTQLGRETDCSVLGDKTLRKSLRHKPWVNYSQFDDSSEEESDAELYKQNAPSIRCLPKGVIRGCAVCRNCQKVTARWCPQDACRPVLDEAPIFYPSEEEFEDTLKYIASIRPSAEPYGICRIVPPPSWNPPFVLKEKGVWENSKFATRIQQVDKLQNRDTMKKICRNHCIMGRKRRKLAKMGGTNNENLVEASLLGCLNSIERFGFQPGPDFTLESFQKYANDFKEQYFCNDMHFDLSSGQWGPSLENIEGEYWRIVERPSEEIEVLYGADLDTGIFGSGFPRASSSMTNFEFKDQYVKSGWNLNNFPRLPGSVLSFESEDISGVVVPWLYIGMCFSSFCWHVEDHHLYSLNYLHCGAPKIWYGVPGKDAQKLEAAMKRHLPDLFEEQPDLLHNLVTQFSPSLLRSEGVPVYRCVQDAGDFVITFPRAYHSGFNCGFNCAEAVNVAPIDWLPHGQNAVELYREQGHKISISHDKLLLGASRKAVRAQWNILFLRKNTLDDLRWKDVCGLDGILAKALKARIEMERVRRDFLCSSSQSRKMDTGFDANSERECVVCHYDLHLSAAGCPCSPDTFACLIHARQLCSCAWSTRFFLFRYEISELNTLLDALGGKLSAVHKWGLSDLGLSLSSYLSKDRAREPKPIDKANDKETKEQGPLNQSCSNNDARTEIRASRLQPSSLEVPKEGEKIMLDKVDSIHSVADHSSTKPTSLSVSKDLCPVERCLTRDQNLHSGEGYRRSNSRSSDYSGQIHSSSGTRLSDYSGQMHSSNGAVSTNLMQSNCSEVANVKQFSSSNMTLLKPAEETSSGDANARSRISEHKVACKLSGKPMEDLSVENSITFARQANCDDKVTSCNSHKDQVLVTPDTNASIRNDKDIILLAVLEESINFSNSASVQVKDQEEGTCRKDFSSLPNQQALRSFTQNRPDCAMSTTGPVAKAISDHLAVKEVCGNTSTDIGNHLQHPELSGTVKPNDESKAGKPDLNSHLNLMDRGKPVTRPSCSLNSLDRCNSLQGGPRMAKVVRRINCTVEPLEYGVVFCGKLWSTSQAIFPKGYRSRVRYISILDPTEMCYYISEILDAGLLGPLFMVFVEHRPSEVFIHMSAARCWDMVRERVNQEIMKQHKVGRIDLPCLQPQESVDGLEMFVLSSPAVMQVIEALDPSHVCTEYWRSRPQAQAPSLPATLIQDNGSSPIKDQGSEEGPLPVGSNIVALRIRSLFKKANPEELHALQSILSGGAPNNSKHRVIQFLNEESESRKSK; translated from the exons ATGGGGACAAAATACATAGAAGCTGATGTCACAGATGATCCTGATGGAATATCTCCAGTTCCACCAGGTTTTACGTCACCTGCATCATTCACTTTGCAGCGGGTCCAGGATGATGTTATGGTTTCGACGTGTGCTTCTGATTCAACACAGTTAGGGAGGGAAACCGACTGCAGCGTCTTGGGTGATAAGACGTTGAGGAAGTCACTTCGACATAAGCCTTGGGTGAACTACAGTCAGTTTGATGATAGCTCAGAAGAAGAATCTGATGCTGAGCTGTATAAACAG AATGCGCCCTCAATCCGCTGCTTACCAAAAGGGGTTATTCGAGGATGTGCCGTGTGTAGAAACTGTCAGAAG GTTACAGCACGATGGTGTCCGCAAGATGCATGCAGACCTGTCCTTGATGAAGCCCCCATATTTTATCCATCTGAAGAG GAATTTGAAGATACTCTCAAATATATTGCAAGCATACGCCCAAGTGCGGAACCATATGGAATTTGTCGTATTGTTCCACCTCCTTCTTGGAACCCCCCATTCGTTCTCAAAGAGAAAGGTGTAtgggaaaattcaaaatttgcaaCTCGCATCCAACAGGTGGATAAGCTTCAAAATCGTGACACTATGAAAAAAATCTGCAGAAACCATTGTATTATGGGGAGGAAAAGACGAAAGCTTGCAAAAATGGGGGGTACCAATAATGAAAATCTGGTGGAAGCTAGTCTGCTTGGATGTCTAAATAGCATTGAGAGGTTTGGGTTTCAACCTGGTCCAGATTTCACTCTGGAATCATTTCAGAAGTATGCAAATGACTTCAAGGAGCAATATTTTTGCAACGACATGCATTTTGATTTAAGTTCTGGGCAATGGGGACCATCACTGGAGAATATTGAAGGTGAATATTGGCGGATAGTTGAGAGACCAAGTGAAGAGATTGAG GTGCTCTATGGTGCTGATTTGGATACTGGAATTTTTGGCAGTGGTTTTCCCAGAGCATCTTCCTCTAtgacaaattttgaattcaaggaTCAATATGTGAAGTCAGGTTGGAACTTAAACAACTTTCCTCGGCTTCCAGGTTCTGTGCTCTCCTTTGAAAGCGAGGACATTTCTGGTGTTGTGGTTCCATGGTTGTATATAGGAATGTGCTTTTCATCATTTTGTTGG CATGTCGAAGACCACCATTTATATTCATTAAATTACCTGCACTGTGGTGCTCCAAAAATATGGTACGGAGTGCCAGGAAAAGATGCCCAAAAGTTGGAGGCAGCCATGAAGAGACATCTACCAGATTTATTTGAAGAACAACCAGACTTGCTTCACAATCTT GTGACTCAATTTTCTCCATCATTGTTAAGATCAGAGGGAGTGCCTGTTTATCGCTGCGTTCAGGATGCAGGAGATTTTGTCATCACTTTTCCTCGAGCATATCATTCAGGTTTCAACTGCGGATTCAATTGTGCGGAGGCTGTAAATGTGGCTCCTATTGACTGGCTGCCTCATGGGCAGAATGCTGTCGAGCTTTATCGCGAACAGGGACACAAAATATCGATATCCCATGACAAATTGCTACTAGGAGCTTCCAGGAAAGCAGTTAGAGCTCAGTGGAATATCTTATTTCTGAGGAAGAACACATTAGATGACTTAAGATGGAAAGATGTCTGTGGATTGGATGGCATCCTAGCAAAGGCACTAAAG GCACGTATTGAGATGGAACGTGTAAGGAGAGACTTCCTTTGCTCTTCTTCTCAGTCAAGAAAAATGGACACTGGTTTTGATGCTAATAGTGAGAGAGAATGTGTTGTTTGCCACTATGATTTGCATCTTTCTGCTGCTGGATGTCCATGTTCTCCAGACACGTTTGCATGTCTGATCCATGCAAGGCAGCTGTGCTCATGTGCTTGGAGCACAAGGTTCTTTCTGTTCCGCTATGAAATCAGTGAACTCAACACCCTATTAGATGCTTTGGGAGGGAAGTTGAGTGCAGTTCATAAGTGGGGGCTCTCAGATCTTGGGTTGAGTTTGAGTTCTTATCTCTCAAAAGACAGAGCACGAGAACCCAAACCTATAGATAAAGCTAACGATAAAGAAACTAAAGAACAGGGGCCACTAAATCAGAGTTGTTCTAATAATGATGCAAGGACAGAAATTAGGGCATCCAGACTGCAGCCATCCTCCTTAGAAGTACCaaaggagggagaaaagataatgCTTGACAAAGTTGATTCAATACATTCAGTTGCAGATCACTCATCAACCAAACCCACAAGCCTATCAGTTTCTAAGGATCTATGTCCAGTGGAGAGGTGCTTAACTAGGGATCAAAACTTACATTCTGGAGAAGGATACAGAAGATCAAATTCTAGATCATCTGATTATTCAGGACAGATACATTCTTCCAGTGGTACAAGATTATCTGACTATTCAGGACAGATGCATTCTTCCAATGGTGCAGTAAGCACCAATCTGATGCAGAGTAATTGTAGTGAAGTAGCCAATGTAAAACAATTTAGCAGCTCAAATATGACATTATTGAAGCCAGCAGAAGAAACATCTTCTGGTGATGCAAATGCTAGATCAAGGATTAGTGAACATAAAGTGGCATGCAAGTTGTCTGGTAAACCGATGGAAGATCTCTCTGTAGAAAACTCAATAACTTTTGCCAGGCAGGCAAACTGCGATGATAAGGTGACTTCCTGCAATTCTCACAAGGATCAGGTTCTTGTAACACCAGATACAAATGCATCCATTAGAAATGACAAAGATATCATTTTGCTAGCTGTTCTGGAAGAGTCTATTAATTTTTCAAATTCAGCATCTGTTCAGGTGAAAGACCAAGAAGAAGGAACTTGCAGAAAGGATTTCTCAAGTTTACCAAATCAACAAGCTTTAAGATCCTTTACTCAAAATAGACCCGACTGTGCAATGTCTACCACTGGGCCCGTTGCAAAAGCAATTTCAGATCATTTGGCCGTAAAAGAAGTATGTGGTAATACTTCTACAGATATTGGTAATCATCTTCAGCATCCTGAGCTTTCTGGTACCGTTAAACCAAATGATGAAAGCAAAGCAGGGAAACCTGATTTAAACTCTCATCTGAACCTGATGGATAGAGGAAAACCAGTTACAAGGCCATCTTGTTCATTAAATAGTCTCGATAGATGCAACAGTCTTCAGGGGGGCCCTCGCATGGCCAAAGTGGTGCGGAGAATTAATTGCACTGTCGAGCCTTTGGAATATGGTGTTGTGTTCTGTGGAAAATTATGGTCCACCAGTCAGGCCATATTTCCAAAAG GATACAGAAGTCGAGTTAGATACATAAGCATTCTAGATCCAACAGAAATGTGCTACTACATATCCGAAATTCTAGATGCTGGACTGCTTGGACCTCTATTTATG GTATTTGTAGAGCATCGTCCAAGTGAAGTATTTATTCACATGTCGGCCGCCAGATGCTGGGACATGGTGAGAGAGAGGGTGAACCAGGAAATTATGAAGCAGCACAAGGTGGGAAGAATCGACCTTCCATGTTTGCAGCCCCAAGAATCTGTTGATGGCCTCGAAATGTTTGTTTTGTCATCACCAGCGGTTATGCAG GTCATCGAGGCACTTGATCCGAGTCATGTTTGCACAGAGTACTGGAGGTCCAGGCCCCAAGCTCAGGCCCCATCCCTTCCAGCTACCTTGATCCAAGATAATGGGTCAAGTCCTATAAAGGACCAAGGCAGTGAAGAAGGGCCCTTGCCTGTAGGCTCCAATATTGTGGCCCTTAGGATTAGGAGCCTTTTCAAGAAGGCCAACCCAGAGGAGCTACATGCTTTGCAGAGCATACTTAGCGGTGGTGCTCCCAACAACTCGAAGCATCGAGTCATCCAGTTTCTGAACGAAGAGTCGGAGAGCCGCAAATCTAAATAA